In the genome of Streptomyces collinus, one region contains:
- a CDS encoding MMPL family transporter, with translation MLSKALLRLGASAARHPWRVIAAWLIAATLAVLAAIAFGGRTADSMTAPGLDSQRAAELIERAGTGQEGMTAQVVVTPLDDGTTFFDDDGARTALTRLRAEVKRLPHVLGTSDPAGALDAGGDTAVRDGLVSADGRIAVVRVQYPDQSRLSAEDLDALVDLGDRLRAELPLRIEMGGNLFYAFSDPDGGASELIGLLAAAAILFLAFGSLVAAALPIGMAVFGLTVGVATMTVLAGVTEVPTFAPVLGSMVGLGVGIDYALFVLARHREYLACGLDPQAAAGRAVATAGRPVVFAGGTVVVSILGLAVANVPFMTVGGLAVSIVVLTMVLASVTLLPAFLGAAGPRLARAGRIGRALQTRKPGRLARRRDPVAGAAHAAGWRRWIGHVSRHPVPYAVGAAGLLLTATLPVLGLRVGLPDDGSLPPSRTERRAYDLVAEGFGPGTNGPLVIAADPTGDPGVLDRLVGAVAADPGIASVAPTHIDRATGIATLVVFPTTSPQDKATADTIARLRTDVLPTAIGHGPARAHVGGAAASLSDVGQRTSQRLPVFVAAVLAMSFLLLMLVFRSILVPLKAVLLNLLSIGAAYGIMVAVFQWGWGGALIGLEATVPIVSFIPMFLFAILFGLSMDYEVFLLSRVREEYLRTGDNVTAIVEGVSRTARIITSAALIMVAVFLSFAVADDPSTKMFGLGLATAIFIDATVVRMVLVPATMTLLGRTNWWLPKWLDRMLPRGPVGTDATDAESTGEAPRPRLVDR, from the coding sequence ATGCTCTCGAAAGCCCTGTTGCGCCTGGGCGCAAGCGCCGCCCGCCATCCCTGGCGGGTGATCGCGGCATGGCTGATCGCCGCCACGCTCGCCGTCCTCGCCGCCATCGCCTTCGGCGGGCGGACCGCGGACTCGATGACCGCTCCGGGACTGGACTCCCAGCGGGCCGCGGAACTGATCGAGCGGGCAGGCACCGGCCAGGAGGGGATGACCGCCCAAGTGGTCGTCACCCCCCTCGACGACGGTACGACCTTCTTCGACGACGACGGCGCGCGCACCGCTCTCACGCGGCTGCGGGCCGAGGTGAAGCGGCTGCCGCACGTGCTCGGCACGAGCGACCCGGCTGGGGCGCTCGACGCGGGCGGGGACACCGCCGTGCGCGACGGCCTCGTCTCGGCCGACGGGCGGATCGCGGTCGTCCGGGTGCAGTACCCCGACCAGAGCCGGCTGTCGGCCGAAGACCTCGACGCCCTCGTCGATCTCGGCGACCGGCTGCGCGCCGAACTGCCCCTGCGCATCGAGATGGGCGGGAACCTCTTCTACGCCTTCTCCGACCCCGACGGCGGCGCGAGCGAGCTGATCGGCCTCCTCGCCGCGGCCGCGATCCTGTTCCTGGCGTTCGGTTCGCTCGTCGCCGCCGCGCTCCCGATCGGCATGGCGGTCTTCGGGCTGACCGTCGGGGTCGCCACGATGACGGTACTGGCGGGGGTGACAGAGGTCCCCACCTTCGCGCCGGTCCTGGGCAGCATGGTCGGGCTCGGAGTGGGCATCGACTACGCGCTGTTCGTGCTCGCCAGGCACCGGGAGTACCTCGCGTGCGGGCTCGATCCGCAGGCGGCGGCCGGACGAGCGGTGGCAACGGCCGGGCGGCCGGTGGTCTTCGCCGGCGGCACCGTCGTCGTGTCGATCCTCGGCCTGGCGGTCGCGAACGTGCCGTTCATGACCGTGGGCGGGCTTGCCGTCTCGATCGTCGTCCTGACCATGGTGCTCGCGTCGGTGACGCTGCTGCCGGCCTTCCTCGGCGCGGCGGGCCCGCGCCTGGCCCGGGCCGGCCGGATCGGCCGGGCTCTGCAGACCAGGAAGCCGGGCCGACTCGCACGGCGGCGGGACCCGGTGGCAGGCGCCGCCCACGCCGCCGGGTGGCGTCGCTGGATCGGGCACGTCAGCCGGCACCCGGTGCCGTACGCGGTCGGCGCGGCGGGGCTGCTGCTGACCGCGACGCTGCCCGTGCTCGGCCTGCGCGTCGGCCTGCCCGACGACGGCTCACTGCCCCCCAGCCGTACCGAGCGCCGGGCCTACGACCTCGTCGCCGAGGGGTTCGGCCCGGGCACCAACGGTCCCCTCGTCATCGCGGCGGACCCCACCGGTGATCCGGGAGTGCTGGACCGACTCGTCGGGGCGGTCGCGGCGGATCCGGGCATCGCATCCGTCGCGCCGACGCACATCGATCGGGCCACCGGCATCGCGACCCTCGTGGTGTTCCCGACCACCAGCCCTCAGGACAAGGCCACGGCCGACACCATCGCCCGGCTGCGCACCGACGTGCTGCCCACGGCGATCGGGCACGGCCCGGCCAGGGCCCACGTCGGCGGCGCCGCCGCGAGCCTGTCCGATGTCGGCCAACGCACCAGCCAACGCCTGCCGGTGTTCGTCGCCGCCGTGCTGGCGATGTCGTTCCTGCTGCTGATGCTGGTCTTCCGCTCGATACTCGTACCGCTCAAGGCGGTACTGCTGAACCTGCTGAGCATCGGCGCGGCCTACGGCATCATGGTCGCGGTCTTCCAGTGGGGCTGGGGAGGAGCACTCATCGGGCTGGAAGCGACGGTTCCGATCGTGTCGTTCATCCCGATGTTCCTCTTCGCCATCCTGTTCGGCCTGTCGATGGACTACGAGGTGTTCCTCCTCTCCCGCGTACGCGAGGAGTACCTGCGCACCGGCGACAACGTCACGGCGATCGTGGAGGGCGTCTCGCGCACCGCCCGGATCATCACCTCGGCCGCCCTCATCATGGTGGCGGTCTTCCTGTCCTTCGCCGTCGCCGACGACCCCTCCACCAAAATGTTCGGGCTCGGCCTGGCCACCGCGATCTTCATCGACGCCACGGTCGTGCGCATGGTGCTGGTACCGGCGACCATGACACTCCTCGGCCGGACCAACTGGTGGCTGCCGAAGTGGCTGGACCGGATGCTTCCCCGCGGCCCGGTCGGCACCGACGCCACCGACGCGGAATCCACGGGTGAAGCCCCGCGTCCACGGCTGGTTGACCGTTGA
- a CDS encoding sensor histidine kinase, with translation MLRDDLRTLWTEPRPPDAPARVRRDWALLAAGLAGVALEATLRENVVWRPVAVVFAIWLCLLLLWRRTRPLAMVTLAFGSVILLQVASLVAEPREPVGLYTGAVVLMLVYALLRWGSGREIVLGGAVILAAGALCSVTDETPVLENVVGFVFLLLPGVVGAAVRFRVTAGERQLEQVRSREREQLARELHDTVAHHVSAMVIIAQAGRVLAGTDPSAAVEALEGVEEEGARTLEEMRAMVAALRDRGVGAELAPPAGVADLERLVRTPGARLRVDLGLDGELDALPPAVDAAVYRIVQESVTNALRHAVDATELVVRVAAERHTVRVSVRDNGRRTGRGRDGYGLTGLRERATLLGGTLRVGPGTDRGWHVEAELPRARSESGVHSRPRR, from the coding sequence GTGCTCCGAGACGACCTGCGAACCCTGTGGACCGAACCCCGGCCGCCCGACGCGCCCGCCCGGGTGCGGCGGGACTGGGCGCTGCTCGCCGCGGGCCTTGCCGGGGTGGCGCTGGAGGCCACCCTGCGCGAGAACGTCGTGTGGCGGCCGGTGGCGGTGGTGTTCGCCATATGGCTGTGCCTGCTGCTCCTGTGGCGCCGGACCCGCCCGCTGGCGATGGTGACGCTGGCGTTCGGCTCGGTGATCCTGCTTCAGGTGGCCTCGCTCGTCGCCGAACCGCGCGAGCCCGTCGGCCTGTACACCGGCGCGGTCGTGCTCATGCTGGTGTACGCGCTGCTCCGGTGGGGATCGGGACGCGAGATCGTGCTGGGCGGCGCGGTGATCCTCGCGGCCGGCGCGCTGTGTTCCGTCACGGACGAGACCCCGGTCCTCGAAAATGTCGTCGGCTTCGTCTTCCTGCTGCTGCCCGGCGTGGTCGGGGCTGCCGTGCGGTTCCGGGTGACTGCCGGCGAGCGGCAGTTGGAGCAGGTGCGCTCCCGCGAGCGCGAGCAGCTCGCCCGGGAACTGCACGACACGGTGGCCCACCACGTGTCGGCCATGGTGATCATCGCCCAGGCGGGCCGGGTGCTCGCGGGCACCGACCCGTCCGCCGCCGTCGAGGCGCTGGAGGGGGTCGAGGAGGAAGGGGCACGCACGCTGGAGGAAATGCGCGCCATGGTCGCCGCGCTGCGCGACCGCGGGGTCGGCGCCGAGCTGGCACCCCCTGCCGGAGTCGCGGATCTGGAGCGCCTGGTGCGCACCCCGGGTGCTCGCCTCAGGGTCGACCTGGGGCTCGACGGCGAACTGGACGCGCTGCCCCCGGCCGTGGACGCGGCCGTCTACCGGATCGTGCAGGAGTCGGTGACCAACGCGCTGCGCCATGCGGTCGACGCGACCGAGCTCGTCGTTCGGGTCGCCGCGGAACGGCACACGGTACGGGTGAGCGTGCGCGACAACGGCCGGCGCACCGGCCGGGGTCGCGACGGATACGGACTTACCGGACTGCGCGAGCGCGCGACCCTGCTCGGCGGCACACTACGAGTCGGCCCGGGTACCGACCGGGGCTGGCATGTCGAAGCCGAACTGCCGAGAGCGAGGAGCGAGAGCGGTGTCCATTCGCGTCCTCGTCGCTGA
- a CDS encoding response regulator, translated as MSIRVLVADDQTIIRTGLRIMLNAQPGIEVVGEAADGREAVRLARELRPDVCLFDIRMPVLDGLEATRQIAGPGVADPLAVVVITTFDLDEYVYGSLRAGARGFLLKDTGPDLLAQAVRSASDGEALIAPSVTVRLLQAFADLPAGRPVAQPVSPVTAREEQVLLAVARGLTNTEIADALHISLSTVKTHLASLMAKLGARNRVEIAMWAYETRRILPGT; from the coding sequence GTGTCCATTCGCGTCCTCGTCGCTGACGACCAGACGATCATCCGCACCGGGTTGCGGATCATGCTGAACGCCCAGCCCGGCATCGAGGTGGTCGGCGAGGCCGCCGACGGCCGGGAAGCGGTACGTCTGGCCCGCGAACTACGCCCCGACGTCTGCCTGTTCGACATCCGCATGCCCGTACTCGACGGGCTGGAGGCCACCCGGCAGATCGCAGGGCCGGGCGTCGCCGACCCACTGGCCGTGGTCGTCATCACCACGTTCGACCTCGACGAGTACGTCTACGGCTCACTGCGTGCCGGCGCCCGCGGATTCCTCCTCAAAGACACGGGACCAGACCTTCTGGCCCAGGCCGTACGGTCGGCGTCCGACGGTGAGGCGCTCATCGCGCCCAGCGTCACCGTCCGTCTGCTCCAGGCATTTGCGGACCTGCCCGCCGGCCGGCCCGTGGCCCAGCCGGTCTCCCCCGTCACCGCCCGCGAGGAGCAGGTGCTCCTCGCCGTCGCTCGCGGACTGACCAACACCGAGATCGCCGATGCACTGCACATCAGCCTCAGCACGGTGAAGACGCATCTGGCCAGCCTGATGGCCAAACTCGGCGCCCGCAACCGGGTCGAGATCGCGATGTGGGCCTACGAAACGCGCCGTATCCTCCCCGGAACCTGA
- a CDS encoding SpoIIE family protein phosphatase, translating into MSEQPREPGQDGEPERHSATGPGSAPPSVTSDAGPPATDAGPPAADEEPKTSDEEANAADARSETSDGDVAAPYENEAGPDGLPWASPGESWASDDPPADLIEDLSSASPVGRLAATVERLSREVRAAQAEAEGRALIELAKGVLVERLKCGPAQAARQLAQLAEQAQVTPLELAVDVINQAARDRMSEVTDAFLAATRAADEAETESAAVRLRAAESGVLAADDAQAVADALLEQALRPLGAVAVAIWAAGADGSLTLAGSAGFSPAEAARWRYVPPDVVTVARRGLIEREGQWITTLGATGLPTIGLHHHPDGGRVALPAGTGGRIHGVLEIAWPDPLSPQPPQIVRQVEALAELCAHTLETHTPSQGAAHEPRVLPDAAELMDLADGLHDPALVLVPHLDGDGHLVDFRIQHVNSRFLDPAGRPRAVVNGALLLEAYPMAAGDSELFQRVERVYATGEPFRARRMNLTALVDQVPLSAVADISISRHGMSVLLIWRIEDEAARLASLLQHAQRLGRIGGFEENVLTGEITWNGQLFDLYGRPQTSTPVPLEELPAHAHPDDGVSIRRFLRTLLHHRRPAAAAFRLQRPDGVTRHIRIVAEPVLDTDDRLLLVRGACQDISAQHWTEVALAATRDQLAHTEQQATERNRLTLQLQHAIMPPTQAPLQVAGLQVAVRYRPAETEQLVGGDWYDAVVLPSRKVLLCVGDVAGHGIEAATSMVVLRNALRGLAVTGAGPGQLLSWLNIVAHHLTGAVTATAVCGLYDPVRRTLRWARAGHLPPVLVRDTEAAPLPLVKGLLLGAVPEAVYEETELQLEPEDTLLMYTDGLVERRDRPVEESLTHLLTTARTAPSTLDQQLDRLLTYSKSDTDDDTCIVGIRVG; encoded by the coding sequence ATGTCCGAGCAGCCGCGCGAACCGGGTCAGGACGGTGAGCCGGAGCGCCACTCGGCCACCGGACCCGGGTCTGCCCCGCCGTCGGTGACGTCCGATGCCGGGCCTCCGGCCACCGACGCCGGGCCTCCGGCCGCCGACGAGGAGCCGAAGACCTCCGACGAGGAGGCGAATGCCGCCGACGCGCGGTCCGAGACCTCCGACGGTGACGTGGCGGCGCCCTACGAGAACGAGGCGGGGCCCGACGGGCTGCCGTGGGCTTCGCCGGGCGAGTCGTGGGCCTCCGACGACCCGCCCGCCGACCTCATCGAGGACCTGTCGTCCGCTTCCCCGGTGGGCCGGCTCGCCGCCACCGTGGAGCGGCTCAGCCGGGAGGTACGGGCCGCCCAGGCGGAGGCCGAAGGGCGTGCCCTGATCGAGCTCGCCAAGGGTGTCCTCGTCGAACGGCTGAAGTGCGGGCCGGCCCAAGCCGCCCGGCAGCTCGCCCAGTTGGCCGAGCAGGCTCAGGTCACCCCCCTGGAACTCGCCGTCGACGTCATCAACCAGGCCGCCCGGGACCGGATGTCGGAGGTGACGGACGCCTTCCTCGCCGCCACCCGGGCCGCCGACGAGGCCGAGACCGAATCGGCCGCCGTACGTCTGCGCGCGGCCGAGAGCGGCGTCCTGGCGGCGGACGACGCCCAGGCCGTCGCCGACGCCCTGCTGGAGCAGGCGCTGCGCCCCCTCGGCGCCGTGGCCGTGGCCATATGGGCCGCGGGCGCCGACGGTTCGCTCACCCTCGCGGGCAGCGCCGGCTTCTCCCCGGCCGAGGCCGCGCGCTGGCGTTACGTCCCGCCGGACGTGGTGACCGTGGCCCGGCGGGGCCTCATCGAGCGCGAGGGGCAGTGGATCACCACCCTCGGCGCGACCGGGCTGCCCACCATCGGCCTGCACCACCATCCGGACGGCGGCCGGGTTGCCCTGCCCGCCGGCACCGGCGGCCGCATCCACGGCGTGCTGGAGATCGCCTGGCCGGACCCGCTCTCGCCCCAGCCCCCGCAGATCGTCCGCCAGGTGGAGGCGCTGGCCGAACTGTGCGCCCACACACTGGAGACGCACACGCCGTCCCAGGGCGCGGCCCACGAGCCGAGAGTCCTGCCGGACGCCGCCGAGCTGATGGACCTGGCCGACGGACTGCACGACCCCGCCCTCGTCCTGGTGCCGCACCTCGACGGCGACGGACACCTGGTGGACTTCCGCATCCAGCACGTCAACAGCCGGTTCCTGGACCCGGCGGGCAGGCCACGGGCGGTCGTGAACGGCGCCCTGCTCCTGGAGGCCTATCCGATGGCCGCCGGGGACAGCGAGCTGTTCCAGCGCGTCGAGCGGGTCTACGCCACCGGTGAGCCCTTCCGGGCCCGCCGCATGAACCTCACCGCCCTCGTCGACCAGGTTCCCCTCTCCGCGGTGGCCGACATCAGCATCAGCCGCCACGGCATGTCCGTGCTCCTCATCTGGCGCATCGAGGACGAGGCGGCGCGACTGGCGAGCCTGCTCCAGCACGCCCAGCGGCTCGGCCGCATCGGCGGGTTCGAGGAGAACGTGCTCACCGGCGAGATCACCTGGAACGGGCAGCTGTTCGACCTCTACGGACGCCCGCAGACGAGCACCCCGGTCCCCCTGGAGGAGCTGCCGGCCCACGCCCACCCGGACGACGGCGTCTCCATCCGCCGCTTCCTGCGCACGCTGCTGCACCATCGGCGGCCGGCGGCCGCCGCTTTCCGGCTCCAGCGGCCGGACGGCGTGACCCGGCACATCCGGATCGTCGCCGAACCGGTGCTCGACACCGACGACCGGCTGCTCCTGGTGCGCGGCGCCTGCCAGGACATCTCGGCCCAGCACTGGACCGAGGTGGCGCTCGCCGCAACCCGTGACCAGCTGGCGCACACCGAGCAGCAGGCCACCGAACGCAACCGGCTGACCCTGCAGCTGCAGCACGCGATCATGCCTCCCACCCAGGCACCGTTGCAGGTGGCCGGGCTCCAGGTCGCCGTCCGCTACCGGCCCGCGGAGACCGAGCAGCTGGTGGGCGGTGACTGGTACGACGCCGTCGTCCTGCCGTCCCGCAAGGTGCTGCTGTGCGTGGGGGACGTGGCCGGGCACGGCATCGAGGCCGCCACCAGCATGGTCGTCCTGCGCAACGCGCTGCGCGGCCTCGCGGTGACCGGCGCCGGGCCGGGCCAGTTGCTGTCCTGGCTGAACATCGTGGCGCACCACCTGACCGGCGCCGTCACCGCGACGGCGGTGTGCGGACTGTACGACCCCGTCCGGCGGACACTGCGCTGGGCCCGCGCGGGACATCTGCCGCCCGTTCTCGTCCGGGACACCGAAGCTGCCCCCCTGCCCCTGGTCAAGGGCCTGCTGCTGGGCGCCGTCCCCGAGGCCGTCTACGAGGAGACCGAACTCCAACTGGAGCCTGAGGACACCCTGTTGATGTACACGGACGGCCTGGTCGAACGCCGTGACCGGCCCGTGGAGGAGTCCCTGACCCACCTCCTGACCACCGCCCGCACGGCCCCCAGCACACTCGACCAGCAACTGGACCGCCTCCTGACCTACAGCAAGTCGGACACCGACGACGACACGTGCATCGTGGGCATCCGGGTCGGATGA
- a CDS encoding HAMP domain-containing protein — translation MTSDSTGVVDAVPGDQELRRLLAGLTAVRDGDFGTRLPDDADGLMGDIAKVFNGMVDQLSVFTSEVTRVAREVGTEGTLGGQAEVPGVSGTWADLTDSVNAMAGNLTTQVRDIAQVATAVAKGDLSQKIDVPARGEILQLKETVNTMVDQLSAFADEVTRVAREVGSEGRLGGQAQVPGVAGVWRDLTDSVNHMAGNLTSQVRSIAQVTTAVAEGDLSQKITVDARGEILELKSTINTMVDQLSAFADEVTRVAREVGTEGRLGGQADVKGVKGTWRDLTDSVNFMAGNLTGQVRNIALVATAVAKGDLSQKITVDARGEILELKSTINTMVDQLSAFADEVTRVAREVGTEGRLGGQAQVRGVSGTWKDLTDNVNVMASNLTGQVRSIAQVATAVARGDLSQRITVEAAGEVAALAEVINTMVDTLSAFADEVTRVAREVGTEGRLGGQAHVPNVAGTWKDLTDNVNSMANNLTGQVRNIALVTTAVARGDLSKKIDVDARGEILELKTTINTMVDQLSAFADEVTRVAREVGTEGRLGGQAEVEGVSGTWKRLTENVNELAGNLTRQVRAIAEVTSAVAEGDLTRSINVEASGEVAELKDNINSMVESLRETTRANQEQDWLKTNLARISSLMQGHRDLPVVAELIMDELVPLVSAQYGAFYLAEDGDDGPELRLVGSYGYPEESTRPARIAFGRTLVGQAARSRRTIMVEELPDGYVTISSGLGQVVPSALVLLPIVVEGQVLGVIELASVTRFTQIHRDFLAQLMETIGVNVNTIVANARTDELLVESQRLTVELQARSTELQVQQEELQRSNAELEEKASLLAAQNRDIEAKNLQIEQARQELETRAQQLSLASKYKSEFLANMSHELRTPLNSLLILAQLLAQNPSRNLTPKQVEYAQIIHSAGSDLLQLINDILDLSKVEAGKMDVTPERVTLRQLIDYVEATFRPMTTQKSLDFTVTTAPGAPADVLTDDSRLRQVLRNLLSNAVKFTEQGGVELSIEPASDDEVPAGVVRGAAVVAFRVKDTGIGIPEQHLETIFGAFQQADGTTSRKYGGTGLGLSITREIAQLLGGAVTVHSTPGQGSTFTLFLPVARPDFEELLSHGRTLERVPADPVPEGLAGSVPVPQIGPGPRPRRLLVVEERSRGLLTLVAESVVADLTHGRADGAQRPAVDIITAVGAQEAAGALASEPCHCVVLELGMRDDEASRFLQALEGDSALTSVPVLVHSSHPTDVPLDETLRSRSADGALELLSSLDELRERIALHLSAEEPGDVLSLVRTEGPQHLTPPSVDDASAGRTVLVVDDDARNLFALSGILELQGFRVLHAENGRRGIETLVNNPDIAIVLMDVMMPEMDGYTATAEIRRMPQYAELPIIAVTAKAMPGDRDKSLASGASDYVTKPVDTRDLMACVRRWLPA, via the coding sequence ATGACCAGCGACAGCACGGGCGTCGTCGATGCGGTGCCGGGCGACCAGGAGTTGCGACGACTGCTGGCCGGCCTGACAGCCGTACGCGACGGGGACTTCGGCACCCGGCTGCCGGACGACGCGGACGGCCTCATGGGCGACATCGCCAAGGTCTTCAACGGCATGGTCGACCAGCTGTCCGTGTTCACCTCCGAAGTCACCCGTGTCGCCCGCGAGGTCGGCACCGAGGGCACGCTCGGCGGTCAGGCGGAGGTGCCGGGCGTCTCGGGCACCTGGGCCGACCTCACCGACTCGGTCAACGCCATGGCCGGCAACCTGACCACCCAGGTCCGCGACATCGCCCAGGTGGCCACGGCGGTGGCCAAGGGCGACCTCTCGCAGAAGATCGACGTGCCCGCCCGCGGCGAGATCCTCCAGCTGAAGGAGACCGTCAACACGATGGTCGACCAGCTGTCCGCGTTCGCCGACGAGGTCACGCGCGTCGCCCGCGAGGTGGGCAGCGAGGGACGGCTCGGCGGGCAGGCCCAAGTGCCGGGCGTGGCCGGGGTCTGGCGCGATCTGACCGACTCCGTGAACCACATGGCGGGCAACCTCACCAGCCAGGTCCGCTCCATCGCCCAGGTCACCACGGCGGTCGCCGAGGGCGACCTGTCGCAGAAGATCACCGTGGACGCGCGGGGCGAGATCCTGGAGCTGAAGAGCACCATCAACACGATGGTCGACCAGCTGTCCGCGTTCGCCGACGAGGTCACGCGCGTCGCCCGCGAGGTCGGCACCGAAGGCCGCCTCGGCGGCCAGGCGGACGTCAAGGGCGTCAAGGGCACCTGGCGCGACCTCACCGACTCGGTGAACTTCATGGCGGGCAACCTCACGGGTCAGGTCCGCAACATCGCCCTGGTGGCCACGGCGGTGGCCAAGGGCGACCTGTCGCAGAAGATCACCGTGGACGCGCGGGGCGAGATCCTGGAGCTGAAGAGCACCATCAACACGATGGTCGACCAGCTGTCCGCGTTCGCCGACGAGGTCACGCGCGTCGCCCGCGAGGTCGGCACCGAAGGCCGCCTCGGCGGCCAGGCCCAGGTGCGCGGTGTGTCGGGCACCTGGAAGGACCTCACCGACAACGTCAACGTGATGGCGTCGAACCTGACCGGCCAGGTCCGCTCCATCGCCCAGGTCGCCACCGCCGTGGCGCGCGGCGACCTGTCGCAGCGCATCACCGTGGAGGCCGCGGGCGAGGTCGCGGCGCTGGCCGAGGTCATCAACACGATGGTCGACACGCTGTCGGCCTTCGCCGACGAGGTCACGCGTGTCGCCCGCGAGGTGGGTACCGAGGGGCGCCTCGGCGGCCAGGCGCACGTGCCGAACGTCGCCGGCACCTGGAAGGACCTCACCGACAACGTCAACTCCATGGCCAACAACCTCACCGGCCAGGTGCGCAACATCGCGCTGGTGACGACCGCGGTGGCCCGGGGCGACCTGTCGAAGAAGATCGACGTGGACGCCCGCGGCGAGATCCTCGAACTCAAGACGACGATCAACACGATGGTCGACCAGCTGTCCGCGTTCGCCGACGAGGTCACCCGCGTCGCCCGCGAGGTCGGCACCGAAGGACGCCTCGGCGGACAGGCCGAGGTCGAGGGCGTCTCCGGCACCTGGAAGCGCCTCACGGAGAACGTCAACGAACTGGCGGGCAACCTGACCCGTCAGGTCCGCGCCATCGCCGAGGTCACCAGCGCCGTCGCCGAGGGCGACCTGACCCGGTCGATCAACGTGGAGGCGTCCGGCGAGGTCGCCGAACTCAAGGACAACATCAACTCGATGGTGGAGTCCCTGCGCGAGACCACCCGGGCCAACCAGGAGCAGGACTGGCTCAAGACGAACCTCGCCCGGATCTCGAGCCTGATGCAGGGCCACCGCGACCTGCCCGTGGTCGCCGAGCTGATCATGGACGAGCTGGTCCCGCTGGTGTCGGCCCAGTACGGAGCCTTCTACCTCGCCGAGGACGGCGACGACGGGCCCGAACTGCGGCTCGTCGGCTCCTACGGCTACCCGGAGGAGAGCACCAGGCCCGCCCGCATCGCCTTCGGCCGCACCCTGGTCGGACAGGCCGCGCGCAGCCGGCGCACCATCATGGTGGAGGAGCTGCCGGACGGCTACGTCACCATCTCCTCGGGCCTCGGCCAGGTGGTGCCGTCCGCGCTGGTGCTGCTGCCCATCGTGGTGGAGGGCCAGGTCCTCGGCGTCATCGAGCTGGCGTCGGTCACACGCTTCACCCAGATCCACCGGGACTTCCTCGCCCAGCTGATGGAGACCATCGGCGTCAACGTCAACACCATCGTGGCCAACGCCCGCACCGACGAACTGCTGGTCGAGTCGCAGCGCCTCACGGTCGAACTCCAGGCCCGCTCCACGGAGTTGCAGGTGCAGCAGGAGGAACTGCAGCGCTCCAACGCGGAACTGGAGGAGAAGGCCTCGCTGCTGGCGGCGCAGAACCGGGACATCGAGGCGAAGAACCTGCAGATCGAGCAGGCCCGCCAGGAACTGGAGACCCGCGCCCAGCAACTGTCGCTGGCCTCGAAGTACAAGTCGGAGTTCCTGGCCAACATGAGCCACGAACTGCGCACCCCGCTCAACAGCCTGCTCATCCTGGCCCAGTTGCTGGCACAGAACCCGTCCCGCAACCTCACGCCCAAGCAGGTCGAGTACGCGCAGATCATCCACTCCGCCGGTTCCGATCTGCTCCAGCTGATCAACGACATCCTCGACCTGTCGAAGGTCGAGGCCGGAAAGATGGACGTCACACCCGAGCGGGTGACACTGCGGCAGCTCATCGACTACGTCGAGGCCACCTTCCGGCCCATGACGACGCAGAAGAGCCTGGACTTCACGGTGACGACCGCCCCCGGCGCGCCCGCGGACGTGCTCACGGACGACTCCCGGCTGCGTCAGGTGCTGCGCAACCTCCTGTCGAACGCCGTGAAGTTCACCGAGCAGGGCGGCGTGGAGCTGAGCATCGAGCCCGCGTCGGACGACGAGGTGCCCGCGGGCGTGGTCCGGGGCGCCGCCGTGGTCGCCTTCCGCGTCAAGGACACCGGAATCGGCATCCCCGAGCAGCATCTGGAGACGATCTTCGGCGCCTTCCAGCAGGCGGACGGCACGACGAGCCGCAAGTACGGCGGCACCGGCCTGGGCCTGTCCATCACCCGCGAGATCGCCCAACTGCTCGGCGGCGCCGTCACGGTGCACAGCACGCCCGGCCAGGGCAGCACCTTCACCCTCTTCCTGCCCGTGGCCCGCCCCGACTTCGAGGAACTGCTCAGCCACGGCAGAACCCTGGAGCGGGTCCCGGCGGACCCCGTGCCGGAGGGGCTGGCCGGTTCGGTGCCGGTGCCCCAGATCGGGCCCGGCCCCCGGCCCCGGCGCCTGCTCGTCGTGGAGGAGCGCTCGCGCGGTCTGCTGACCCTCGTCGCGGAAAGCGTGGTCGCCGACCTGACACACGGCCGCGCCGACGGTGCTCAGCGGCCCGCGGTCGACATCATCACCGCCGTCGGAGCGCAGGAGGCGGCCGGTGCGCTGGCGTCCGAGCCGTGCCACTGCGTCGTCCTGGAACTGGGCATGCGCGACGACGAGGCGTCCCGCTTCCTCCAGGCCCTGGAGGGCGACTCGGCGCTGACGAGCGTGCCGGTGCTGGTGCACAGCAGCCATCCCACGGACGTGCCCCTGGACGAGACGCTGCGTTCCCGCTCGGCGGACGGTGCGCTGGAGCTGCTGTCCAGCCTCGACGAGCTGCGCGAGCGCATCGCCCTGCACCTGTCCGCCGAGGAGCCCGGCGACGTGCTGTCCCTCGTCCGGACCGAAGGGCCGCAGCATCTGACGCCGCCCTCCGTCGACGACGCTTCGGCCGGCCGCACCGTCCTCGTCGTCGACGACGACGCGCGGAACCTCTTCGCGCTGAGCGGGATCCTGGAGCTGCAGGGCTTCCGGGTCCTGCACGCCGAGAACGGGCGCAGAGGCATCGAGACGCTGGTGAACAATCCGGACATCGCCATCGTGCTGATGGACGTGATGATGCCGGAGATGGACGGCTACACCGCGACGGCCGAGATCCGGCGGATGCCGCAGTACGCGGAACTGCCCATCATCGCCGTCACGGCGAAGGCGATGCCGGGCGACCGGGACAAGAGCCTCGCCTCCGGGGCCAGCGACTACGTCACCAAGCCCGTCGACACGCGCGACCTCATGGCCTGCGTCCGCCGCTGGCTGCCCGCATGA